The Corvus hawaiiensis isolate bCorHaw1 chromosome 9, bCorHaw1.pri.cur, whole genome shotgun sequence genomic sequence CTGGGCACTGAGGAGCACACACAGGTCTGCCAGGGGATGGCACAGGATTTTAATTACTATTTATCAAAATGATGCTGGGGATGAGGAGAGCAGCCCAAAGGTGGATCCGTTGGGCTGTGCGTGCTCAgtgctccaggctctgccccatcccagtgccctgtcctgccctcagAGTGCAGGAGCACACAACAAATCCAAAATATGACCTGTTTCCTCCATGCCAAGGCAAGTTGtctctttttcccccaaaactgctgcatttCAGGAGCTTGCAGACATCCTGTTTCCCCACCTCCTGCCCACATGAAGCCCTGAGTTCACTATGAGCACTACAAGTGAGAGAAACCCTCTGGAATGATTAAATAAATGCTGCTGAAATTATCCCCAGCAAGAAGCAAATACATTTTGTGACCTTGAAAAACTGAAGGTAATCAAAGGAGATGACTGGGAGTAAATAACTGCTTTTCACACACTGTGAGTTAAGTCTACCTATGCCAATTTTCACGTGCAGGCTTGAAGCTGGCAGAATGATCTATCACAGCTAGTTCAGAGAAAATCTGTACTAATTAATGTGTGAACCTGACACACACCAGGCCATTCTTCAGGCAGTTGCTGAACCTGAGGTGATTGCAAAGGGAAGtgaaaaggaaggaggagaagaaaaggagagggagggagaacaTCCCTTTGGAACAAAAGATGTCAGTTTTTCAAACGCCTtcggggaaaaaaagagcttttcaaAATGTCAAGTCTGCTTGTTAGAGCTGTCCTCAAATATCCTTCAGATATGCAGATGTGCTGAAGCAACAGGTGTCCTAAGGTGCCACTGGACTCCACACCCTTaaaagagcaggaggaggagctcCTCATCAGCAGCACTTCCAACAACGCATGAGGCAGCCTTTACAGTGAGAAACTTCTTTGATTCATATCCAACATTAATCTGCACAAACACCTGATGTGGCAAAGGCCTGCATCTCTCACTGATTTGAGTAATTTCTCTTCCAATAGACCAGAGCATTTTGCATGAAAAGTGTGCTcttacttttcctttcagttgATTTCTCCCTTCAGATGCCtaaacaagaaattaattgtGGTAATCGTGTGCAGTCTTCCCAGCCAAAGGGTTTTGGTCAATGCCTGAGCTTTGTTTCCCAGTATTATTTTGAGTTAATTCAAGCATGCTTTTAGCCCAACAGTGCAAAAGGTGTCTGTAAAATATTGATATTCAAGAGGgcaaaagagaacagaaagggaaaggaaagaggcaaAAGGAGAGTTGAGTGCTGTTGACTTCACAGACAGCTTCTCTCACAGTGCCAGGCACTATTTTGGAGGGTCCTGGAAGCAGAAATAACCCCCCCTTTTTTTACGTACTCCACGCAAAAGTCACAGGCCATGTTATGAAAAGGCAGGTGAGCATTAACTCTTCTCACAGCATCTCAccagcattttctgcttttgactTCTACGACTGCATTAGGAACAgatgcagagggaaggaaagggaagaactgGTCTTTGTCAGAACAAGAAGAGAGGAGCAAATAAAATAGCAGACAAAGCTCTAACTCACATAAACCCCTTGAATCTCACAGTGTTTTCCTTGCTGAACTGGCCTGGAATCACTTCTGATGTGCTTTCAACAACCCACAGTGAGAAACCAAGACAAGAACTggaagcactttttttttgctgcagtattccagaaatatttcatgCTGCAAATCACTTTATTCTTCCCATTTTAAGGGGGACGAGACAGCAGCAAACAGCATTTCTGGTGTAGTCCAGTACTGTGTGAGGCAACAAGGGTGCTAGTGCTTTCGAATAACATTATGCAAATACTAGAAGTAAATTTTCAAATCCCATTTGAAGATATTaacagctgctccccagcagaaCTACTCACTGGAGAGCATCTCCTGAAAGACTCAGCACCTACTCAGGCTTGCAGGGGTGAACTCACTCACAAAACATAACTGTGAGTTAGGAGGAAACTGTTTTTACCCTGTCAGCCCTTTGATCACTGCGAGGCACCTGCTCCGTGCAGAGCTGCAGGCGAGATGTTCTCAGCTGTCGGGGTGAGGCCCTCATAGATTTCTGTGCCCTTTACAGCGGGTGCTCAGTGCCAGTTTTACTCCTGGCTGACTGATCAGAAAGGGCAGGCTCCAATGATAAAGAGTTTCATGAAATAAGTGTGCTGGAGAGCCACACAAAATGAGCATCTTGTGCTGGGGATGCAAGTGAAGGGGGTGGGAGTGAGAAGCGTCTTCTCTGTTTTTTGCATGCTGACCCATAGGCAAAATAGGACAGAGTAAAGTTGGCAAGCGGGGTTCAAATTAAATATCTTTGGTGATAAGACAGGTCATTCCTATTGCCTCATTAACAGGCAGTTTTTATTTACTACTTATTGCTAATTATTAATACTTGGTTATTTTTCTTACAGCCTCCATCAGCAACAACCTTCTAATTCAGGATTATGCCTGGAGAGTGTCTCTGTTCTTACCATAAACCTACCCAGGAAAACTTTCTAGTCTCAAATATCCAGTTTAATTATTAGCATTCTAAAAATCTCTGTCATTTTAGTAGTGAGATGGATGCTTCACATCCATAAAATCAAAAAGCAATGACAACTACTCAGAAAGATGAACCTGCTCCATATCTTGGTCCtgatataaaaatgaaatgcagccaAGAAACACTGATTATTTCTGGGCCCCTCTCCCAAAACAGTAGCCACACAATGATTTCCATCTACAGATCTGTCATCCACATATCCTTCCATCTACGTATCTGTCAATTCTCCTTCGTAACATTTGAACCTAATGGCCAATTTGAAGCAAATTGTTCAGAAGTCTCAAAGATGCTAAATTTTCATaaggagatttttaaaatcagtcgTCATGCAGAAGACAGGGAACTTTTAAATGACCTCATCACAGAGGAAGCAAGGAGAACTTGTCCCTAAATTGAATTGTTGGGCTGCAAATCAGCAAGAACACAGCTCTAGACAAAGCTACAAAGAATGCTGTCCCTTGTTTAGAGGAAGAAGCTGGAGGAATGGAAGGGTACAAGGCTACTTCGGGTGGGCTTGGTGACACTGAAGAGGTGAGAAGCCCTTGTATGACCTGGCCACATGAAAATGGACAGCTTCAAGgagactgcagcagcagagatgaaggCAAGCCTGCAGGATGCCCCTGTTCACAGAGCAGCCTGAATTTCCCTGCTCATGCCCCTCCATTTTCTGGGAAATACGAGCAACCAACTGAGTATGAGACCTGAAATGCCACTTTTAGGGTTTCTCCGGAGTGAAGCAGTACTTCCCAACCTGTGATCCCCTTCCAAAGACACAACACTACTTCTCTCagattcccagccctgcccagtgCTGTGTCTTTAGCTCAAGAACAACAGCTTTAGAGCCTACAGCAAGAACAGGTCACCTGTAATTAGAAATTTCTCTTTGGACTTTATCCAGTCCCTATTGAGCCAGGTGAAGGACTGGAACAGGTCCTGCAAATACAGCCTATAGTAATTTGAGCCCATTCAGAGTCCTGGTGCAACAGAAAAAGGGCAGAAGTAAGAGGAGGATGCAGAATCAGCTTGATGCTCCCTCCTGAGGCTCACAAAGCTCCCAGGCAACCCAAGGCTTTGTCTGTAAGTTCCTGTATTCTCTCCACTTCCTAAAACCAGCCCAAAAAGGAGTTACAGCAGCCCATCCTGGAGCTGACTAAGATTTTTAGGAACATTTATCACCAAGCACAGCACTTGCTCCAAGATGGATGATGGCAGCAGGCCACCAAAGCACCACCAAAAGCTGATAGACAAATATTCTAATGAACTGTTGCTCTCCTGACAGTGCTGATGGCATCGTGAAGGGTGTGACACATTTTGAGGGCTCCTTATTGTCTGCACACGTTTCTCAGAACAactgaacaatttttttcaggGAGATGTGCTCTAGCCACAAATGTTTTGAAGGTTTCTTGAGAATCTCTCATGAATGATTGCCAGTGCAAGTTttgagctgggcagcagctcaaTAGAGCTGCATTTGTTCCTCTGTTCAAAACTTCCTGCTTTAATGTAAAATGTCAACAATAAGAAATGTTTAACACATTTGGTAGGATCACAGCTACAAACAgttctttccctccctctcctttcaCCACAATTACTCCCCACACAATCTGGAGACAGCAGTAGGGATTAAACATAAATCATCTGAAGATGGCAGTCATCTTATTCCATATTCTCTTCACCCCTTCTGGAAAATCACTATCCATCCTCAACGCCATGCCTGAACAAATACAAtgaacagctctgcaaagaGTTAATCTTATTTCACCTGTGGAATTTGAgcctttctgcttcttctcttcAACCATAAAGGGACAAAAATGTAATATATCCATAAAATATCACATTTGCCTACTAAGAGGTCACAGCTATTTCTGGAAGGGTGACTTCTAGAACAGCTGCTGGAAGGATGAGGATTTTGAGAGCTGAAGATTgcaaaaggaagagaggaaaaacaggagAGAAGAAGATAGTAACTAGATGATAACACAGAGTATCAGAAGGAATCAAGAAACTAAATTGCTGTGGTACCTTGAAAGATCAGGGTACAAAAATCCAGGCAGGTGAGTATTCTGACTACATCAAGATAAATGAAGGTATTGTATGGGCAGAGCTGTTCTCAGAGATGCTGGGAACAGACAGATTTGATATTTCTGCACACAATGCTCTGTTCCTGAGAGGTCCATTCAGCTGAGTTGTTACTGTGCTGTTCTTGGGGTAAGAGCCACGTTCTAAAGAGCGAAGTGATCTCCGACCCAAGCCACAAAAGTGGCTTTTATGCAGACTCTGATTCTTTTGCACGACATGTTTCTCCCCGTTAAGTTTCTCCCCCAATGCAGAGCTCAGTACACAACTCCATAGTAAGTCCTGAATTGATAATTTTCCATGGAGATTAGACTTCCCATTGCTCTGATGACACCAGGCTTCAGAATTAGATGGGCTGGCTTTGGGAAGTGGATTTCCTGCGGACTGCTGCTGAATGGCTCTGCACACAGGCACAACAATATTAGTGGAACTTCACTGGAGAgaagctttcttttttgttcagCTTCCTGTTCCTGCCTACAGCTTTTAGGAATTACTGTAATACGATAATCAGGGACATTATTTAACATTTCCCAGAATATATTTCTGAGAATTATACATATTTGATGCGAGGCTCTACAGGGATTAACggaaaatgcagcaaaaccaTATGCAATCACTGGTAATACGCTGTCCTGGCAGCTCTGAATTTCAGAACCACCCTAAGATAAACCATAATAAACAGATGTATGGGGGTTTCCAGAGTGCGGGACTCAGATAAATGGCAAATCCTGTTTCATGATCCAGGAAAGAACTCCTGGAGTGGTGTGAAGCTGGGATAGCTGGGGATGTCAGTGCTGGCCAAACGTCAGCCAAATTATTACGTGGCACCATctatctgcagcagcagctctcactgGAGGAAATAATGAACATTcttgctggagcagctcatccCAGCTTGACTTTCTCCTCACACTGTCGCTGTAGACTCGAGGAGACACAAAGCTTAATGCTCCTGttgctgcagcccccaggagctGAGCATGGGTGAAGCTACAGAAGGGGGAGATGCCCTCTCACAGCACCACATATTATTAAGAGAGATTCTCATTATTCCCAAGTGGATCAAAGCTAAGTTACtgtaagattttttaaaatcataggTAATGCACAACGTCAACTGACTCCTAATGAAACTATTAATTCTGAGTTGAAACTAAACTCAGGATGGCTAAGTCACTGGCAAACCCAGTGCAATTTCTGTACAAAACAGGAAGGGGTTCTCCCACTGCTCTGGATttgctccaggagctctgtgctggagcacAGAAGCTGTATCGGATCATGTATTTGGGCAATACCAAGCAGGAGTGGCAGACGGGGAGAAGATAATGAAACATATTCTTCAAACAGCAACACTAGAGAGTATTTGGATGGAATAACAACGCTCAGCACTCATAAAACTTTGTAGCTTCACTGTCTTTTTGGCAAAACATATTTACTATATTGAAACAAATCACAGAACATTCACAGGCAGCCACATTTTCTACGTGTTCTGTAACACAAAGGATGAAAAGATCATCTTTCCCGTCTGTCTGGGTTTAAATGACTTACATtgatgaataatttttaaaacatcagtaTGCCAATGGTAATGTGAATGATGAtaattttcagatgtttttaatttgcagttggagataaaaatatacaaacccatttcaatattttttacaTGCAGATAATAAACGTGCTTCTTCTACTGATTATCACATTGATTTAGGGTAGAGACACTCATGTATCAttacagaattttatttaatgattGTTATGTCTGTGGGTAAGATGTCTTATTCCATTTAATATGTTACATCTGACTGAAGGCCAGGGTGGCTTTGATAAAAAAAATGCTCTGCCTAATACATTGTTAGTAATGGCTCAGTTTCCCTATTTGCCCTTAGAACTTGAACACAAAGTAAAGTAAGTCTACATTTCTTTAAAGCATGCAGGCAGCTGAAACACACATATTTGCATAAGCTGCAACACTCAGTGAATGGCAAAAGCCATGCAGACCACCAAGCATGAGGAATGCACTGTGGAGGATGGAGAGGTCAAACGGaagagatgaaaaggaaaaaaataaaccatgcATCCATGAAAGCAATGGCAGGCACTGGTGGAAGAGTAAGTGAAGACCTCAAGgtgtagagaaaaaaaggacagataCCTACCCCAACCTGTGCTATCTAGCTACCGACCTGTGGACTTATAGTATCACCAGTTGGCTCACCAAAGGGATCACTGTTGGAGGAGGCCTGAGACCCATCAGGCTAGAATACAAGAACATAACACCTTTTTTTCTCAACAATAGAAAGTGAAAAGTCAACACGAGGTTATTTTCATGCGGTGGGCATAACAAGTACATCCTATCTCATGAAAACCAGAGTGAGACCTCGCCGCTGATCCGCTCTCAAAAGCCGTAGCGGTTCCctacagctgctgcaggcagcaaagGACCTCACCAGTTCCTGCTGGAGCCCAGGCAGGAGGTGCCACAGAAGGTAGTGGATCAGGCCAACCACAACTGCAATAGGCCCTGAAAGCCATGTGAAACAGAAAGAGTCCAAGCTTGGGTTATTTTGCACTTTTTGTTGTACTGACCCCCTCTTGCCTTCGGCTCACTCGGGCTCCTACCTCCCTAAGACACCTGGTGATTTAGTCATTGCTTGGATAACATTTCTTGCTTTGGTCCATAAAGGCAAAGAAATCACATACTGAGGGGCCAGAACATTGAGGAACGTAGCTAGGCAAGCAACTGGGATGCAAGAATGTGCAAGACAACATCAACCATCATCTTTTAACACACAAACTCTCACATCTTCCTCTGCAGCCTCAGCATGTTTGTTGTTTTACCCTAGATTTCCTTACCATGAGTAAAGTGAGTGCTGGTGTGCTAAAGAGGACATTGGATATAACTAACATGTACAGCCTTACATATGAACTCTGAGTTTGGTTCCTTGTATGCAGTGCTAGTGCATATCAGCAGAAACGTTGTGCTATCAGCTGTCAAACCCAAAGCAGGACGGGAattctggctgcagctcccccgTAAGCACCACCCAGCCCTACTGGAAAAGTTATTTCTGATGCTACAGAACAACATTTAATTAGCTGCCGTCTTTTCTAGCTAAAAGGAGACAATGAGGATTTAGAAACCTTGTTGCTACTCACAGCCTCTGGCTCCTCACTTTTGCTTGGGCTTTCAAAGCCCTCTTCAAAGAGGTCGTCTGCAGCAGCGTCACTCGTATGAGATGCTGATGATTTTGATGGAGAACTCTGTCTGGGTGCAGGGGTTGGAGCTAAACAAGGATTAAGGTAACAGCAACAATTACTCTGTTGATTTCTTCAAAAAGACACTGCAGCACAACATTTGCTCATGCTTTTACATCCCTCAACTTTTACCACCCCTGAGAATCATTTTCTaacaaggagctgcaggaggtaAATTCAGGCACAGTCCTCATTATCAATCTCGTGTCTTTGAATACATCTGGCAACTTCCAAATTAAGTTTGGCTGCATCTGGTCTATGTCTTTATGAAGCTGGGAGACACCACTACATTATAAGAGGGAGGTGTGAGTTGCCTGCCCTGTGGCAGGTAAGTGAAACACATCTGTGACTGACTCCTGGTGAATCTCATGAATTCCTCTTTTCAGCAGCCTGCAAAATCCCCCATCCCCATGCTATGAACACCATAAGCTTATTTTACAGCTCTTCAATGAATTTTCCCACATGTCCAATACATCAAGctgctaaaaaataaatacccaTCCCCTAATTTCTGCAAAGTACGGATGGGTCATAAGCAAAACCAGTTGTAAGGTTGAATGCCATGGGCATTTGCCAACCAGCTTGCATGTCCCCACCACAAAACTTGTATTACTGTcttagaaattaaattacagaCTGTAGCTATCTGGGCTGTTTATTTCTGTGGCCTCTGGAATTCCTCTCTGATATTTTCGTTTATGGCTGGAACACATTTAATAAGCCAGACCATGCATGAAGGTTCTCAGTACATATCTGGGTTGGAatttaaaaagagacagaagtGCTCTGAGGAGCAGTCAACTTCCAAGGAAAGGGATGGCTGAAAGCACATAAATACTCACGTGAATTTGTAGATGGTGTCGTGGAAGTCACAGGAGTCAAATTTAACTGAGAGATGTCAAAGTCATCACAATCATCTGCTTCCTGTGCCATCCCAACTTTGTTAAAGTAACTTGAGAAGGCCTCTGAGGTACAACTGAGGGAAGGCTGATCTGGTTTTCTTGATGGCACTGGTGGAGGCTGAGCCATCTGGAAAtctttaaacatttcttttcccattttctgtctGGGCCTGTCTGTCTGCGGACTTGATCTGTTGGAGTCGCTCGTGGGTGGAACGGTGGCTATAGGAGCAATGGTACCTTGAAACATGGCTGCTTGTAAAGGCAAAACAGTTTGTGTTGGCATGAAGGCAGTTGGCTGGAACTGGCCAGCCACGGATGGCCACGGCTGCTGGGTGGGAGGAAAGATGCCAGGCTGGCCCCACGCGATGGGCTGTCCTCCCTGCATCACCTGAGCAACTGGAGGCTGAGCACCCATGGCCAACTGCTGTTGAACGAGTGGTTGCTGTCCCCAGAACGAGGGCAGGACAGCTCCCATGGCAACATAACCTTCGGAGAatagagagagcaggagaggggggGAAACAAATGGGATGGAAGactttaatgctgctgtcaagAGCACGCAGGAAAAGTGACACAATAAATCAGAAATGTGCAAAGCTGCACCAGTGATCCCAGAACTGCAGCACCCTcggaaagaaaactgaaaacgTGGTTGAACTCACATCACTGAAGAAATACTCATAGACAGAACCACAAGCTGGTGGACTCTGCAAAGCAATCATCTCAAATTGCATCATAatgctactactactactactactaaaaaaatccaacccacATGATTTCAGATTAAAACCCTCACACACTTGGTTATTACCCAATTACTTGAGAACATCAAAAAGATCTTGAGCTTCTGCTGCACTAAATACCTATTAACAACAAACTGCTCCAGGTATTAGGCTAACATAACCCCCTCCAGTTGAGGAGGAAATTAAagatttaaactgaaattataATTGCTTCCTGTCAGACCTGAAGCCTCCTTTATAGCCAGCAAGAGTTTGACTGTGTAGGAATTATAGGATCGGGTGGCTTTTTTAtttacaacaacaacaaaaatgctCTGAAACTAAAACTCCTGTAAAAATTTTTACAAATTAAACTACCTTATATAATTATGTTCCACTGACAGAAGTACTGTGCTTTACAGATAATGCTGTTTCACATTTAAATTCAGTACTTACCACTAATACTTCGTATAATGTAACTTCTCTCTTAATTTTAATACTGCTATAGCTTTAAAACTCTTGTTTCTAACCTGTTTCCTCAGTCCTCCTGTACGTTGtcctctttgctttatttctagGCTGTTTTGTAATCGTAAATGTAAGGATGGCTGCTATACCGTGAAGCAAAAAGCCCAAAaccaataaaattaaaaaataaggaattgAACTTTGAGAGACCAAATTGTTGAGTGATGAAAGGAGCAGTAGCTCAGACACATTTCTGTTCCAACAGATGTCCAGGATGGATTCTCCAGATGTCCTTTGATCTCGCCCCCGCTGTGACCTCATCCCAGCATCCAAGGTTTCTATCTGACATTATCCCCAAACACTTCACTGCCACTGTAACCTTTCTGAGTGGCTGATCTGGTGCCATCAGGAGTTAACCAATTAGAAAGTCACTGCTGAATTACTCAAggcactcctcctcctcctttcttttcctaagTGGAGCTGAGATCGTGAGGAGAGATCAGCAATCAAACCACAGTGTCGGTTTAGAATGCACCCAGCTTTTGAATTCTGAGCACTTCGAGGAACACAGGGAAGTCTAAAGGACATCTCAGGATTTGACAAAGTGGAATACCTTTGAAGTGCAAccagattctcagctctgtttactggggacagcagaggaTATTCACCACTACCACCAAATGTAAACTAAACGCCGTTTCCTCTCTTGCTACTGAACCTAGAAGTTCTGTTATCCAGATGGTTGAACTATGCTTGAACTCCCAGTGACTTTTTTggcttttactttaaaaaaaatgtaggcAAATTCAGACTAATGTACTCCCTGCTTGTTACAGACTTGCTTTGCCTTGCCCTGAAGCACTGACCTCAAAAGCCTTCCCCCACTTCCACCCTGCTAAAATCAATGCCCTGAGTACTGAAATGCAAACCAGAGCTGGGCACTGATCCCCAAATCTGAGTCAGGACTATAATTCCAGTGCATTTCTCACCTGAGGGTACGGCAGCAGTGCTGAAAGGTACAGAACCAAACATGTCTGTACTAGCAGGAAGTGACTGGGATGAAGATGGGATAAAGGCATCACCTGGAGTAGCAGGAGtctgcagggagacagggataAAACACAAGGGTGACAcatcagctgcagcttctgctgcacATTGCTAAAAATCCAGGTTTGGAGTGAAGAATGAGACAGAAGAAAGAACGGAAAGACGTAGAAGGAAAGAAGCAGTAGAAATAAAAGTATTAGAATTTGCTGGGgatgggagaaaaagaaagaaatggagaaacttcctatcagaggaaaaaaatcaagatgaaATTTTCCTGGAATACATCACATGCAAAATATTGACACATTTTCTTCCTCCAGAACATAACAAACTTGTGATTTTAGATTTTAGGTGACAACCAGGAAAGGCAGTGACCAAGACACTAACTTTAGAAAGACTTAAAGTAAATGAAGTATCTACAAGGTTTGTGGAAAAGTGAATAAATATTGCTTCTAATTAACCAACAGGATCAGAACCATAGGTCTACATTAAAGGAGAAGCCAAATCCAGTTGAGTAAGGTGAGGATGAGCAGACAGGGCTTTGAACATCTAGTCCCACACATGCCCCAGAACACCCTGGAGATTTGAGGCTCCCGACCTCACAGCGCCTCAGTTTTCTCAGTATATTCACACTTCCCTACAGCTTAATGTAAGGCTCAAAAGCTTTACAGGAAAATTATTGTTTTGTCATTTTATAATGCTGAAAAACGTGTTGAGaaaattttctttgcctttaaaatacatccagccctttctctctctgtctccctccCTTTTACTGTTTTGCCTCCCCTCCTTTAACAGCAGTTCTGGGATCTGCGCTTGGTGGATCCAG encodes the following:
- the DAB1 gene encoding disabled homolog 1 isoform X7, with product MSTETELQVAVKTSTKKDSKKKGQDRSEATLIKRFKGDGVRYKAKLIGIDEVSAARGDKLCQDSMMKLKGIVAAARSKGEHKQKVFLTVSFGGIKIFDEKTGLLQHHHAVHEISYIAKDITDHRAFGYVCGKEGNHRFVAIKTAQAAEPVILDLRDLFQLIYELKQREEMEKKAQKDKQCEQAVYQTILEEDVEDPVYQYIVFEAGHEPIREPETEENIYQVPTSQKKEGVYDVPKSQPVSAVTQLELFGDMSTPPDVTSPPTPATPGDAFIPSSSQSLPASTDMFGSVPFSTAAVPSGYVAMGAVLPSFWGQQPLVQQQLAMGAQPPVAQVMQGGQPIAWGQPGIFPPTQQPWPSVAGQFQPTAFMPTQTVLPLQAAMFQGTIAPIATVPPTSDSNRSSPQTDRPRQKMGKEMFKDFQMAQPPPVPSRKPDQPSLSCTSEAFSSYFNKVGMAQEADDCDDFDISQLNLTPVTSTTPSTNSPPTPAPRQSSPSKSSASHTSDAAADDLFEEGFESPSKSEEPEAPDGSQASSNSDPFGEPTGDTISPQVGS
- the DAB1 gene encoding disabled homolog 1 isoform X12 produces the protein MDVQVSKPCSRRESESGLRTGGWFMPGQDRSEATLIKRFKGDGVRYKAKLIGIDEVSAARGDKLCQDSMMKLKGIVAAARSKGEHKQKVFLTVSFGGIKIFDEKTGLLQHHHAVHEISYIAKDITDHRAFGYVCGKEGNHRFVAIKTAQAAEPVILDLRDLFQLIYELKQREEMEKKAQKDKQCEQAVYQVPTSQKKEGVYDVPKSQPVSAVTQLELFGDMSTPPDVTSPPTPATPGDAFIPSSSQSLPASTDMFGSVPFSTAAVPSGYVAMGAVLPSFWGQQPLVQQQLAMGAQPPVAQVMQGGQPIAWGQPGIFPPTQQPWPSVAGQFQPTAFMPTQTVLPLQAAMFQGTIAPIATVPPTSDSNRSSPQTDRPRQKMGKEMFKDFQMAQPPPVPSRKPDQPSLSCTSEAFSSYFNKVGMAQEADDCDDFDISQLNLTPVTSTTPSTNSPPTPAPRQSSPSKSSASHTSDAAADDLFEEGFESPSKSEEPEAPDGSQASSNSDPFGEPTGDTISPQVGS
- the DAB1 gene encoding disabled homolog 1 isoform X10 is translated as MDVQVSKPCSRRESESGLRTGGWFMPGQDRSEATLIKRFKGDGVRYKAKLIGIDEVSAARGDKLCQDSMMKLKGIVAAARSKGEHKQKVFLTVSFGGIKIFDEKTGLLQHHHAVHEISYIAKDITDHRAFGYVCGKEGNHRFVAIKTAQAAEPVILDLRDLFQLIYELKQREEMEKKAQKDKQCEQAVYQVPTSQKKEGVYDVPKSQPLENGNLLLDIDENLVSVTQAVTQLELFGDMSTPPDVTSPPTPATPGDAFIPSSSQSLPASTDMFGSVPFSTAAVPSGYVAMGAVLPSFWGQQPLVQQQLAMGAQPPVAQVMQGGQPIAWGQPGIFPPTQQPWPSVAGQFQPTAFMPTQTVLPLQAAMFQGTIAPIATVPPTSDSNRSSPQTDRPRQKMGKEMFKDFQMAQPPPVPSRKPDQPSLSCTSEAFSSYFNKVGMAQEADDCDDFDISQLNLTPVTSTTPSTNSPPTPAPRQSSPSKSSASHTSDAAADDLFEEGFESPSKSEEPEAPDGSQASSNSDPFGEPTGDTISPQVGS
- the DAB1 gene encoding disabled homolog 1 isoform X11, with translation MSTETELQVAVKTSTKKDSKKKGQDRSEATLIKRFKGDGVRYKAKLIGIDEVSAARGDKLCQDSMMKLKGIVAAARSKGEHKQKVFLTVSFGGIKIFDEKTGLLQHHHAVHEISYIAKDITDHRAFGYVCGKEGNHRFVAIKTAQAAEPVILDLRDLFQLIYELKQREEMEKKAQKDKQCEQAVYQVPTSQKKEGVYDVPKSQPVSLENGNLLLDIDENLVSVTQAVTQLELFGDMSTPPDVTSPPTPATPGDAFIPSSSQSLPASTDMFGSVPFSTAAVPSGYVAMGAVLPSFWGQQPLVQQQLAMGAQPPVAQVMQGGQPIAWGQPGIFPPTQQPWPSVAGQFQPTAFMPTQTVLPLQAAMFQGTIAPIATVPPTSDSNRSSPQTDRPRQKMGKEMFKDFQMAQPPPVPSRKPDQPSLSCTSEAFSSYFNKVGMAQEADDCDDFDISQLNLTPVTSTTPSTNSPPTPAPRQSSPSKSSASHTSDAAADDLFEEGFESPSKSEEPEAPDGSQASSNSDPFGEPTGDTISPQVGS
- the DAB1 gene encoding disabled homolog 1 isoform X3; translated protein: MSTETELQVAVKTSTKKDSKKKGQDRSEATLIKRFKGDGVRYKAKLIGIDEVSAARGDKLCQDSMMKLKGIVAAARSKGEHKQKVFLTVSFGGIKIFDEKTGLLQHHHAVHEISYIAKDITDHRAFGYVCGKEGNHRFVAIKTAQAAEPVILDLRDLFQLIYELKQREEMEKKAQKDKQCEQAVYQTILEEDVEDPVYQYIVFEAGHEPIREPETEENIYQVPTSQKKEGVYDVPKSQPVSLENGNLLLDIDENLVSVTQAVTQLELFGDMSTPPDVTSPPTPATPGDAFIPSSSQSLPASTDMFGSVPFSTAAVPSGYVAMGAVLPSFWGQQPLVQQQLAMGAQPPVAQVMQGGQPIAWGQPGIFPPTQQPWPSVAGQFQPTAFMPTQTVLPLQAAMFQGTIAPIATVPPTSDSNRSSPQTDRPRQKMGKEMFKDFQMAQPPPVPSRKPDQPSLSCTSEAFSSYFNKVGMAQEADDCDDFDISQLNLTPVTSTTPSTNSPPTPAPRQSSPSKSSASHTSDAAADDLFEEGFESPSKSEEPEAPDGSQASSNSDPFGEPTGDTISPQVGS
- the DAB1 gene encoding disabled homolog 1 isoform X13, translating into MDVQVSKPCSRRESESGLRTGGWFMPGQDRSEATLIKRFKGDGVRYKAKLIGIDEVSAARGDKLCQDSMMKLKGIVAAARSKGEHKQKVFLTVSFGGIKIFDEKTGLLQHHHAVHEISYIAKDITDHRAFGYVCGKEGNHRFVAIKTAQAAEPVILDLRDLFQLIYELKQREEMEKKAQKDKQCEQAVYQVPTSQKKEGVYDVPKSQPAVTQLELFGDMSTPPDVTSPPTPATPGDAFIPSSSQSLPASTDMFGSVPFSTAAVPSGYVAMGAVLPSFWGQQPLVQQQLAMGAQPPVAQVMQGGQPIAWGQPGIFPPTQQPWPSVAGQFQPTAFMPTQTVLPLQAAMFQGTIAPIATVPPTSDSNRSSPQTDRPRQKMGKEMFKDFQMAQPPPVPSRKPDQPSLSCTSEAFSSYFNKVGMAQEADDCDDFDISQLNLTPVTSTTPSTNSPPTPAPRQSSPSKSSASHTSDAAADDLFEEGFESPSKSEEPEAPDGSQASSNSDPFGEPTGDTISPQVGS